CTTAAATGGTTTGGAAAATATAAATTTAATACAATCCGATGTAATTCGAGAGATGTTCATGAGTGGTTTTTCTATAGATGGAGATAAATCTCCAACAAAAGTTGTTACAAAGGATGTGGAAATTCCAGATGAAATCGTTGCTAAGTGGCAACGAATCGTAGACCAGATGGCTAAGGTTATCGGTGTACCTGCTGGATTGATCATGAAGGTTGACCCTCCGCAGATAGAGGTATTTCTATCGAGTGCAACGGAGGAAAATCCATATGATAAAGGGGAAAGAGCAGACCTCAATACTGGACTTTACTGTGAAACTGTTATGAAGCAGCGTAGACAACTTTTGATTACTGACGCCTTAAAGGATCCCGAATGGGATCACAATCCGGATATTGAATTGGGGATGATCTACTATCTTGGTTTTCCACTCGAGTGGCCCGACGGTGAAATATTCGGTACGATCTGTGTGCTAGATGTTAAGGATAATCCAAAAGCTACATCTTATGCAGAATTAATATTTGAATTCAAGGAAGCAGTTGAAACCGATCTGCATGTTGTTCTCCAATTAGCCGAACGTGAACAGCTCATCGAAAGATTACAAGATCAAAGCAAACATCTCCAGCAGATGGTTACAGAGCAGACCGCTGAATTACAACAGGCAAATGAAGACTTAAAAATAGCTTATGAAGAACTTAAAGAATCTGAAAACAAGTTCAGAACCTTATTTAACCATTCCAGTGATGCAATTGGCATATATGACCTTGAGGGTCAATTTATGGAAGTAAATCAGACAGTTTGCAAAGTCCTTGGTTACGATCGAGCTGAAATGTTACGAATGGCTCCCATGGAAGTGGACGTTCCAGAATATGCAGTAAAGATACCAGCGTTAATTAAAGAAGTATCACAGAATGGACATAAGATATCTGAGACGATTATTTCTCGCAAGGATGGTTCTACTTTCCCAGCTGAAATAAGCAGCTGTCTGATTGATTATGGAGGCATTCCAGCAATTCTCAGCAGTATTCGCGATATCACCGAGCGTAAGAAGACAGAAAAAACTTTACAGGATAGCGAAGAAAAGTTTCGTTCCATGTTCCAGCATTCTGCTGCTGGAATGGCCGTATTCTCATCTGATGGAGATATCCTTCAAGTAAACTCATCCTTATGGCAATTCCTTGGTTACTCTAAAGATGAACTTTTACAACTAAGTGCATTTGATCCAATTCATCCTGATGATCGGGAAGATGTACGGCTTTTCTTTGAAGAACTTGTTTTAGGGAAACGACAGTTTTTCCATTTTGAAAAGCGTTTTGTCCGCAAGGATGGTTCGATTGTCTGGGGACATGCATCTGCTGTTTTGCTACATAGTTCTAGGAATAATTTTTGTGTAATGGCCTTGGTGCAGGACATTACTGAGCGTAAGAATGCAGAAGTGGCTTTAAAAGCATCGGAGAAAAAATACTCTACTATTGTGGAAAAAGGAAACGATGGAATTACTATTGTCCAGGATGGTCTGATACGATATGTGAATTCAAAATCAGCGGAAAACATCGGCTATACGAAAGAGGAACTTATTGGAAAATCACCTATTGAATACGTCGCTAAGGAAGACAAGAAACGGGCACTGGAATTCGCTACAAAATTAATAATTGAGGGAAAAAATCCAGGTAAATTTGAATTTTATGCAATCTCCAAGGATGGCAGAAAGGTTCCAATTGAAGCAAGCTATTCATTAATTGAATACGAAGGCAGGCCTGCGGTGATGTCGATTGGTAGAGACATAACCGAGCGTAAAATCAATGAAAAAATACTTATAGAAAAAACAAAGGCTGAAGCTTCCAACCGTGCCAAAAGTGAATTATTAGCCACTATGAGTCATGAAATGCGTACACCTCTAACTGTTATTATTGGATACTCAGATTTGCTTGACATGCAGGACATTGGAGCACTCAATCAGAAACAGGCAAGTTATGTAGAGCATATTTTAGAAAGTGGAAAACACCTTTTGTCGCTCATAAACGATACACTGGATCTTTCTAAAGCTGAAGCCCATAAGATGGAACTTTATATTGAAGAGTTCTCTATACCTGATGCTATTGATGGCGTAAGAACTACATTGATGCCCCTGACATCAAGCAAAAACATTGGTTTACTGGCAAATGTCAGCACCGATATTGTCACAATAAAAGCGGATAAGATGAAATTTAAACAAATACTCTACAATTTTGTAAGCAATGCTCTAAAGTTTACACCAGAAAAAGGCACGATTACTATCGAAACTCGTCCCGTGAACAACATGTTACAAATTGATGTTATTGATACTGGTATTGGAATATCTGAAGAGAACATGAATGAATTATTCCAACCATTTAAACAAGTTAATAATCTTGAAACAAGAAAACAACAGGGAACCGGACTAGGACTTACTTTAGTCAAAAAGTTTGTAGAATTGCATGGTGGTGAGGTTTGGGTCGAAAGTGAACTTGGAAAAGGAAGTATCTTCACATTTACAATTCCTATTGAGGGCAAAGTGCAATAAAATATTATTTAGGAGTATTAGTGATAGTACTGATTATCACCGGTTATAAAACACCCTCATATTAACATTAGTAATATCACTAAATCTGCTATTGCTATCGATATTACCTTTAGCTATGTAAAAATTGTTAAGTGTGCCATTTTAACCGTTAGATCCACATCTCCAACCTCCCCCTTACCTGAGTAATGAGAGTAAACGGCTTATCACTCTTAGCATTCTGCTTCATTCAATAGAGAACACTCTTGGAAATCTGATCATCTTCATTTATCTCTTTTCATGTCGCTTTTCACTTGTCGTCTTGTCGCCTGAAATTGTCGCTTAATTTCTACCAAAAAGCGACAGGAAAACGACAACTAAAATCCATAAATTTAACCGTTTGTGACAAGTTTTTCCCATTGATTCAAGCGTTCTCTTACATGAGCATTCAAAGTAAAAGGCTTATCAGCTTCAGCATTTTTCTTCATATAATGCAATGTACCTTTTGAAAATCCTAGCTTTTTCCAATCAGAATATGATATACTAAGTATCTTCTGTCGTATGTCGCTTGAGTCATGTCGCTTTGTCGCATATTGTGGTTCCAAAAAGTCAATCTCTTTTCGCTTACCAGTTAGATAATATGCTAATTCCCTAGCTTTCAGGAGAATAACATAATTCCACATTGGACTTTTACTTTGATACTTGACCCGTTTGTTGAACCACCAATTGATCTCTTCAGTCAGTTTCTTAGCTCCACTGGGCCTGAGCCTCAAGGAAAAATTCTCTGTCCTAATGAAGTCCTTCTTGTCTATGCCATTTGTTTCTATCAGGTTAAGGACAGCAAGATCAATAAGGAATCTAAAAGGTTCCTGAAGATCATAAGCTAAACTATTCTTACTAGGATTCATTTCATGCAAGAAGCCCACGTGAGGATCTAGGCCCACAGAATTAATGGCTCTCAGGCACTCTGCCTCTAACAATGCGTTGCCGTAGTTAAGCATGGCATTTACCATATCCCCTGCGCCTATGGCCCTCCCGCTCTGGTTAAGTCGAGATTCAAAATTGTATTTTTCAGGTACAGCTTTAGAGAATTCATTCCAGTACTTAGAGGCGACACCACCCTCAACACCCATAATATCTCTGATTGAGTTGATGTTGTTTAGTTTATCAATATCCTCTGAAAAATCAAAATCAACCGTAGGATATCGTTGATTTAGGAAATCAAGGACAACTGTTGATTTATCAACTTTCGCCTCAACAAAGCCTCTTGCTATCTTAATTCTACTTTCTTGATTCTCAAATGCATGATATTGAGCAAACTTGGTTTTTATATTGGTACTTTCAGGAGGAAGCATTGTT
The window above is part of the Methanolobus zinderi genome. Proteins encoded here:
- a CDS encoding PAS domain S-box protein, whose product is MENINLIQSDVIREMFMSGFSIDGDKSPTKVVTKDVEIPDEIVAKWQRIVDQMAKVIGVPAGLIMKVDPPQIEVFLSSATEENPYDKGERADLNTGLYCETVMKQRRQLLITDALKDPEWDHNPDIELGMIYYLGFPLEWPDGEIFGTICVLDVKDNPKATSYAELIFEFKEAVETDLHVVLQLAEREQLIERLQDQSKHLQQMVTEQTAELQQANEDLKIAYEELKESENKFRTLFNHSSDAIGIYDLEGQFMEVNQTVCKVLGYDRAEMLRMAPMEVDVPEYAVKIPALIKEVSQNGHKISETIISRKDGSTFPAEISSCLIDYGGIPAILSSIRDITERKKTEKTLQDSEEKFRSMFQHSAAGMAVFSSDGDILQVNSSLWQFLGYSKDELLQLSAFDPIHPDDREDVRLFFEELVLGKRQFFHFEKRFVRKDGSIVWGHASAVLLHSSRNNFCVMALVQDITERKNAEVALKASEKKYSTIVEKGNDGITIVQDGLIRYVNSKSAENIGYTKEELIGKSPIEYVAKEDKKRALEFATKLIIEGKNPGKFEFYAISKDGRKVPIEASYSLIEYEGRPAVMSIGRDITERKINEKILIEKTKAEASNRAKSELLATMSHEMRTPLTVIIGYSDLLDMQDIGALNQKQASYVEHILESGKHLLSLINDTLDLSKAEAHKMELYIEEFSIPDAIDGVRTTLMPLTSSKNIGLLANVSTDIVTIKADKMKFKQILYNFVSNALKFTPEKGTITIETRPVNNMLQIDVIDTGIGISEENMNELFQPFKQVNNLETRKQQGTGLGLTLVKKFVELHGGEVWVESELGKGSIFTFTIPIEGKVQ
- the cas1 gene encoding CRISPR-associated endonuclease Cas1, with protein sequence MKLLLLNGNGINMRVDGAKLHIKDGRFSATEEPEEYVFSPKRIDVDSIVVYGQTGNMTLDAIRWLIKHNVQISILNWDGKLLTTMLPPESTNIKTKFAQYHAFENQESRIKIARGFVEAKVDKSTVVLDFLNQRYPTVDFDFSEDIDKLNNINSIRDIMGVEGGVASKYWNEFSKAVPEKYNFESRLNQSGRAIGAGDMVNAMLNYGNALLEAECLRAINSVGLDPHVGFLHEMNPSKNSLAYDLQEPFRFLIDLAVLNLIETNGIDKKDFIRTENFSLRLRPSGAKKLTEEINWWFNKRVKYQSKSPMWNYVILLKARELAYYLTGKRKEIDFLEPQYATKRHDSSDIRQKILSISYSDWKKLGFSKGTLHYMKKNAEADKPFTLNAHVRERLNQWEKLVTNG